Proteins encoded in a region of the Streptomyces akebiae genome:
- a CDS encoding TIGR03086 family metal-binding protein: MHRDEASRPTWSIGAVARQVGLPVKVVRHWSDVGVVTPADRTSCGYRRYDAAGVARLHLARTLRDLGMGLGEIRAALDREDGLTEVAAAHVEALEAQIRRLRTHQAVLRTVTRRTTHEGLALMTRTAHMSPDERRELVHDFLTDTLGDLDVPDFREGLLAAGSDLPEDPTDEQVEAWLELGELVADGGLRPAVRRLAEYGARQGRGAQEASAAEEMHALTDLWTARVREAMRAGVAADSPAADRAVADVVAAWLPSRANTDPAVRSDGTEARALLREQLTAASEPAVERFWQLLCVLGGRPAPAGIAAEGQWLVTALRANPAPGAREAGLEALYADDTDPWPGGVLDAFTRVQDTVRTLVRAAAPDQFGLPTPCEKWTVRDLLDHLVWENIIWGGLAAGTPPSVGHDEDHLGDDHIAAFEAAAASARAAFRQPGMLGRSFGPAPGRRVVEQLLVELLVHGWDLATALGLDRDPQPEIARAALPVVREIYGDLPRTAGGSIAPVRPVPEHAAALDRVAAFLGRRIPG, encoded by the coding sequence ATGCACAGGGACGAGGCGTCGCGGCCCACGTGGAGTATCGGGGCCGTGGCGCGGCAGGTCGGGCTGCCGGTGAAAGTGGTGCGGCACTGGTCGGACGTGGGGGTCGTGACGCCGGCCGACCGGACCTCCTGCGGTTACCGCCGCTACGACGCCGCCGGTGTGGCGAGGCTGCACCTGGCCCGCACGCTGCGGGACCTGGGGATGGGGCTCGGGGAGATCCGGGCCGCCCTGGACCGCGAGGACGGGCTCACGGAGGTGGCGGCCGCGCACGTCGAGGCTCTGGAGGCGCAGATCCGCCGTCTGCGGACCCACCAGGCCGTCCTGCGCACCGTCACCCGACGTACCACCCACGAAGGGCTCGCCCTGATGACCCGCACCGCCCACATGTCTCCCGACGAACGTCGCGAGCTGGTCCACGACTTCCTCACCGACACACTCGGCGATCTGGACGTGCCCGACTTCCGCGAGGGGCTCCTCGCGGCCGGCTCCGACCTGCCGGAGGATCCCACCGACGAGCAGGTCGAGGCCTGGCTGGAGCTGGGCGAACTGGTGGCCGACGGGGGCCTGCGTCCCGCCGTGCGGCGCCTCGCGGAGTACGGCGCCCGTCAGGGGCGGGGGGCTCAAGAGGCCTCCGCCGCTGAGGAGATGCACGCGCTCACCGACCTCTGGACCGCACGCGTCCGTGAGGCGATGCGGGCCGGTGTCGCGGCGGACTCCCCCGCCGCCGACCGGGCCGTCGCCGACGTCGTCGCCGCGTGGCTGCCCAGCCGCGCGAACACCGACCCCGCCGTGCGCTCGGACGGCACCGAGGCACGCGCACTCCTGCGCGAGCAGCTCACCGCCGCGTCCGAACCCGCCGTCGAGCGCTTCTGGCAACTGCTGTGTGTCCTCGGCGGCCGGCCCGCGCCCGCCGGGATCGCGGCGGAAGGACAGTGGCTCGTCACCGCGCTGCGCGCCAACCCGGCGCCCGGCGCGCGCGAGGCCGGCCTCGAAGCCCTCTACGCGGACGACACCGACCCCTGGCCGGGCGGTGTCCTGGACGCTTTCACGCGCGTCCAGGACACCGTGCGCACCCTCGTGCGCGCGGCGGCGCCGGACCAGTTCGGCCTGCCGACCCCCTGCGAGAAGTGGACCGTACGGGACCTGCTCGACCATCTCGTGTGGGAGAACATCATCTGGGGCGGCCTGGCTGCGGGCACGCCCCCCAGCGTCGGCCACGACGAGGACCACCTCGGCGACGACCACATCGCCGCCTTCGAGGCCGCCGCCGCCTCGGCTCGCGCCGCCTTCCGGCAACCGGGCATGCTGGGCCGCTCCTTCGGCCCAGCTCCCGGCCGTCGCGTGGTCGAGCAACTCCTCGTCGAACTGCTGGTCCACGGCTGGGACCTCGCCACCGCGCTCGGCCTCGACCGCGATCCGCAGCCCGAGATCGCGCGCGCCGCCCTGCCGGTCGTCCGGGAGATCTACGGCGACCTGCCCCGCACCGCCGGTGGATCCATCGCGCCGGTGCGGCCCGTACCCGAGCACGCCGCCGCCCTTGACCGGGTAGCCGCGTTTCTCGGACGCCGCATCCCTGGCTAG